Proteins found in one Methylobacterium sp. CB376 genomic segment:
- a CDS encoding amino acid ABC transporter ATP-binding protein — MIELDGVRKAYGAVPVLKGITARVARGEVVCIIGPSGSGKSTLLRCINGLESYDGGEIRVNGRRVDRASPTIRAVRIQVSMVFQRFNLFPHRTALENVIEGPVYVKGEDRAEATERGRALLARVGLSGKEEARPPQLSGGQQQRVAIARALAMRPDAILFDEPTSALDPELVGDVLGVMRGLAEDGMTMLVVTHEIGFAREVADRVLFLDHGLVVEEGAARAVLTAPEHPRTRDFLRRVLHPL, encoded by the coding sequence GTGATCGAGCTCGACGGCGTGCGCAAGGCCTACGGCGCGGTGCCGGTGCTCAAGGGCATCACGGCGCGGGTGGCGCGCGGCGAGGTGGTCTGCATCATCGGCCCCTCCGGCTCGGGCAAGTCGACGCTCCTGCGCTGCATCAACGGGCTCGAATCCTACGACGGCGGCGAGATCCGGGTGAACGGGCGCCGGGTCGACCGGGCGAGCCCCACGATCCGCGCCGTGCGCATCCAGGTCTCGATGGTGTTCCAGCGCTTCAACCTGTTCCCGCACCGCACCGCCCTGGAGAACGTGATCGAGGGGCCGGTCTACGTGAAGGGCGAGGACCGGGCCGAGGCGACGGAGCGCGGCCGCGCCCTGCTCGCCCGCGTCGGCCTGTCCGGCAAGGAGGAGGCCCGCCCGCCGCAGCTCTCGGGCGGGCAGCAGCAGCGGGTCGCCATCGCCCGCGCCCTCGCCATGCGGCCGGACGCGATCCTGTTCGACGAGCCGACCTCGGCGCTCGATCCGGAACTCGTCGGCGACGTGCTCGGGGTGATGCGCGGCCTCGCCGAGGACGGCATGACCATGCTGGTCGTCACCCACGAGATCGGCTTCGCCCGCGAGGTGGCCGACCGCGTCCTGTTCCTCGACCACGGACTCGTCGTGGAGGAGGGGGCGGCCCGCGCGGTGCTCACCGCGCCCGAGCATCCCCGCACCCGCGACTTCCTCCGCCGCGTCCTGCATCCCCTGTAG
- a CDS encoding cupin domain-containing protein encodes MKQAGTGRGNGQAAPRAGERAADLAMGRRLRALRQARGLSLKAIAARTGLSIGFLSQVERGLSSPSLRVLTQLADLLEVGLASLFGAAPGPAEPIVTRPHERAELTLWRSGIAKQLLTRPGADGHLSLFLMRLAPGASTGDEALTHGGEEAGLVLEGRLALWVEDAALSLAAGDSFRFASRRPHRYGNPSETDEAVVLWVNAVPPGA; translated from the coding sequence ATGAAACAGGCCGGGACGGGTCGAGGGAACGGGCAGGCCGCGCCGCGGGCCGGCGAGCGGGCGGCCGACCTCGCGATGGGCCGGCGCCTGCGCGCCCTGCGCCAGGCCCGCGGCCTGTCGCTGAAGGCGATCGCGGCGCGCACCGGCCTGTCGATCGGCTTCCTGAGCCAGGTCGAGCGCGGCCTGTCCTCCCCGTCCCTGCGGGTGCTGACGCAGCTCGCCGACCTGCTGGAGGTCGGGCTGGCGAGCCTGTTCGGCGCGGCGCCCGGGCCCGCCGAGCCGATCGTCACCCGGCCGCACGAGCGCGCGGAGCTGACGCTGTGGCGCTCCGGCATCGCCAAGCAGCTGCTCACCCGGCCGGGGGCGGACGGGCATCTCAGCCTGTTCCTGATGCGGCTGGCGCCGGGCGCGAGCACGGGCGACGAGGCCCTGACCCATGGCGGCGAGGAGGCGGGGCTGGTCCTGGAGGGACGGCTCGCGCTGTGGGTGGAGGACGCGGCCCTGTCCCTGGCCGCGGGCGACAGCTTCCGCTTCGCCAGCCGGCGGCCCCACCGCTACGGCAATCCCTCGGAGACCGACGAGGCCGTGGTGCTGTGGGTGAACGCGGTGCCGCCGGGCGCCTGA
- the bchE gene encoding magnesium-protoporphyrin IX monomethyl ester anaerobic oxidative cyclase, which produces MRILFVHPNYHSGGAEIAGNWPPAWVAYLTGALRAAGFDDLHFIDAMTNDLDDEVLRARIAALAPDIVGATAITPSIYKAERVLQIAREVRPGAVTLLGGVHATFMYGQVLPEAPWIDAVVRGEGEEIMVEVARAVAEGRWPAARAAIRGLAYLEEGRVVATPAAPTVKAIDALSPDWSVLEWEKYTYIPLGVRVAIPNMARGCPFTCSFCSQWKFWRDYRIRDPKKVVDEIVELKEKYGVGFFILADEEPTINRKKFIAFCKELIEREVDILWGINTRVTDILRDEDVLPLYRRAGLIHVSLGTEAAAQLKLDLFNKETTVAQNKKAIQLLREAGIVVEAQFIVGLENETAETLEETYRMARDWAPDLANWSMYTPWPFSDLFRDLGDRVEIFDYEKYNFVTPIIKPQAMDRGELLDRVMNNYRRFYFRKALFSYPWSGSGARRRYLLGCLKAFLKAGFERKFYDLGKVEYWGPQSRKTVDFGFDATRRRAADTAIEWQTTQNRRSKAVIPAELMACGGGRQQMAEDQDGTPPPRVAFTRGGPRAEA; this is translated from the coding sequence ATGCGCATCCTCTTCGTTCACCCCAACTACCATTCGGGCGGCGCCGAGATCGCGGGGAACTGGCCTCCGGCCTGGGTGGCCTACCTCACGGGGGCGCTGCGCGCGGCGGGCTTCGACGACCTCCACTTCATCGACGCCATGACGAACGACCTCGACGACGAGGTCCTGCGGGCCCGGATCGCCGCGCTCGCGCCCGACATCGTCGGGGCGACCGCCATCACGCCCTCGATCTACAAGGCCGAGCGGGTGCTCCAGATCGCCCGCGAGGTCCGCCCCGGCGCCGTGACGCTGCTGGGCGGCGTGCACGCCACCTTCATGTACGGCCAAGTCCTGCCGGAGGCGCCCTGGATCGACGCGGTGGTGCGGGGCGAGGGCGAGGAGATCATGGTCGAGGTCGCCCGCGCCGTGGCCGAGGGACGCTGGCCGGCCGCGCGCGCCGCGATCAGGGGCCTCGCCTACCTGGAGGAGGGCCGCGTCGTCGCGACCCCCGCCGCCCCCACCGTCAAGGCCATCGACGCGCTGTCCCCGGATTGGAGCGTGCTCGAATGGGAAAAGTACACCTACATCCCCCTCGGCGTTCGCGTCGCCATCCCCAACATGGCCCGCGGCTGCCCGTTCACCTGCTCCTTCTGCTCGCAGTGGAAATTCTGGCGCGACTACCGCATCCGCGACCCCAAGAAGGTCGTCGACGAGATCGTTGAGCTCAAGGAGAAATACGGCGTCGGCTTCTTCATCCTCGCCGACGAGGAGCCGACCATCAACCGCAAGAAGTTCATCGCCTTCTGCAAGGAGCTGATCGAGCGCGAGGTCGACATCCTGTGGGGCATCAACACGCGGGTGACGGACATCCTGCGCGACGAGGACGTGCTGCCGCTCTACCGGCGGGCGGGGCTGATCCACGTCTCGCTCGGCACCGAGGCGGCGGCGCAGCTGAAGCTCGACCTCTTCAACAAGGAGACCACCGTCGCCCAGAACAAGAAGGCCATCCAGCTGCTTCGCGAGGCCGGCATCGTCGTGGAGGCCCAGTTCATCGTCGGGCTCGAGAACGAGACGGCGGAGACGCTGGAGGAGACCTACCGGATGGCCCGCGACTGGGCGCCCGACCTCGCGAACTGGTCGATGTACACGCCCTGGCCGTTCTCGGACCTGTTCCGCGACCTCGGCGACAGAGTCGAGATCTTCGACTACGAGAAGTACAATTTCGTCACGCCGATCATCAAGCCGCAGGCCATGGACCGCGGCGAGCTGCTCGACCGCGTGATGAACAACTACCGCCGGTTCTACTTCAGGAAGGCGCTGTTCTCCTATCCCTGGTCGGGATCCGGCGCGCGCCGCCGCTACCTGCTGGGCTGCCTCAAGGCGTTCCTGAAGGCGGGATTCGAGCGCAAGTTCTACGACCTCGGCAAGGTCGAGTACTGGGGCCCGCAATCCCGCAAGACGGTGGATTTCGGCTTCGACGCGACGCGCCGGCGCGCCGCCGACACCGCGATCGAGTGGCAGACCACCCAGAACCGCCGCTCGAAGGCGGTGATCCCGGCCGAGCTGATGGCCTGCGGCGGCGGCCGGCAGCAGATGGCCGAGGACCAGGACGGGACCCCGCCGCCCCGCGTCGCCTTCACGCGCGGCGGCCCGCGGGCCGAGGCCTGA
- a CDS encoding NAD(P)/FAD-dependent oxidoreductase, protein MTEPFPLAPSLWAATAAPAPATAPLAASGRADVAVIGAGYAGLSTALHLAEAGLRPVVLEAREIGFGGSGRNGGQVIPGLKYDPDELVAKFGPERGERLAAFAGATADAVFDLIARHRMEVPHVRAGWIQGAHTAAGLAQAERRAAQWARRGAPARLLDRNEAERLLGSPRYLGGWLDGRGGAVQPLSYARGLARAALGAGATIHTDTAVTGIARRDGAFVLRTARGPELRAEKVVICTNGYTGGLWPGLARTIIAANSFQVATVPLSDNLRRTILPEGQVSSDTRKLLLYFRLDHTGRLLMGGRGPFREPRGPADWAHLERIVAKVFPQAADVGFDHRWCGRVAITRDFLPHLHEPVPGLVIDIGCQGRGVGLQTSMGRAIAAYLATGDAAALPLPFGPVQPLPLHGLHRLYASAVIAWYRISDGGL, encoded by the coding sequence ATGACCGAACCTTTCCCGCTCGCCCCCTCGCTCTGGGCCGCCACCGCCGCGCCCGCCCCCGCGACGGCGCCCCTCGCCGCCTCGGGGCGGGCCGACGTGGCGGTGATCGGGGCGGGCTATGCCGGCCTCTCGACCGCCCTGCACCTCGCCGAGGCCGGGCTTCGCCCGGTCGTGCTGGAGGCGCGCGAGATCGGCTTCGGGGGATCGGGCCGGAACGGCGGCCAGGTGATCCCGGGCCTCAAGTACGATCCGGACGAGCTGGTGGCGAAGTTCGGCCCCGAGCGGGGCGAGCGGCTCGCCGCCTTCGCGGGCGCCACCGCCGACGCGGTGTTCGACCTGATCGCCCGCCACCGCATGGAGGTGCCGCATGTCCGCGCGGGCTGGATCCAGGGTGCCCACACGGCGGCGGGGCTGGCCCAGGCGGAGCGGCGGGCCGCCCAATGGGCGCGCCGGGGGGCGCCCGCGCGGCTGCTCGACCGGAACGAGGCGGAGCGGCTCCTCGGCAGCCCGCGCTACCTCGGCGGCTGGCTCGACGGCCGGGGCGGCGCGGTCCAGCCGCTCTCCTACGCCCGCGGCCTCGCCCGCGCGGCGCTCGGGGCCGGCGCGACGATCCACACGGACACGGCGGTCACCGGCATCGCGCGGCGGGACGGGGCCTTCGTCCTGCGCACCGCGCGCGGCCCGGAATTGCGGGCCGAGAAGGTCGTGATCTGCACCAACGGCTACACGGGCGGGCTGTGGCCGGGCCTCGCGCGCACGATCATCGCGGCGAACTCGTTCCAGGTCGCCACGGTGCCGCTCTCCGACAACCTGCGCCGCACGATCCTGCCGGAGGGGCAGGTCTCCTCGGACACCCGCAAGCTCCTGCTCTACTTCCGGCTCGACCATACGGGCCGGCTGCTGATGGGCGGGCGCGGCCCCTTCCGCGAGCCGCGCGGCCCGGCCGACTGGGCGCATCTCGAGCGCATCGTCGCCAAAGTCTTCCCGCAGGCGGCGGATGTCGGCTTCGACCATCGCTGGTGCGGGCGGGTGGCGATCACCCGGGACTTCCTGCCCCACCTGCACGAGCCGGTGCCGGGCCTCGTGATCGACATCGGCTGCCAGGGGCGGGGCGTCGGCCTGCAGACGAGCATGGGGCGGGCCATCGCCGCCTACCTGGCCACGGGCGACGCCGCGGCGCTGCCGCTGCCCTTCGGCCCGGTGCAGCCGCTGCCGCTCCACGGCCTGCACCGCCTCTACGCCTCGGCGGTGATCGCGTGGTACCGCATCAGCGACGGGGGTCTGTGA
- a CDS encoding ABC transporter substrate-binding protein codes for MKRLVQAACAALALALAGPAGAQTALKVGSTPTGIPFTFLDTKTNSIQGVMVDVITAVGREAGFTVQVEPLQFSTLIAALNAKKIDIISAAMFITPPRKEVIDFSAPVYTYGEGMIVAKGDTKDYTGFADLKGETVGAQVGTAFVEPLKKSGLFSEVKIYDTIPDILRDVNSGRLKAGFADGPILAYNLKLGLFPNVRLVDSYKPTVVGSVGIGLRKEDRDLREKIDAALARIKESGELARILDKWGLKPSANPS; via the coding sequence ATGAAGCGTCTCGTCCAGGCGGCCTGCGCGGCCCTCGCGCTCGCCCTCGCGGGGCCGGCCGGGGCCCAGACCGCCCTGAAGGTCGGCTCGACGCCGACCGGCATCCCCTTCACCTTCCTGGACACCAAGACCAACTCCATCCAGGGCGTCATGGTCGACGTCATCACGGCCGTCGGGCGCGAGGCCGGCTTCACGGTCCAGGTCGAGCCCCTGCAATTCTCCACCCTCATCGCCGCACTCAACGCCAAGAAGATCGACATCATCTCGGCCGCGATGTTCATCACGCCGCCCCGCAAGGAGGTGATCGACTTCTCCGCCCCGGTCTACACCTACGGCGAGGGGATGATCGTGGCGAAGGGCGACACCAAGGACTATACCGGCTTCGCCGACCTGAAGGGCGAGACGGTGGGGGCGCAGGTCGGCACCGCCTTCGTGGAGCCCCTCAAGAAATCCGGCCTGTTTTCCGAGGTGAAGATCTACGACACGATCCCCGACATCCTGCGCGACGTGAATTCCGGCCGGCTCAAGGCCGGCTTCGCGGACGGGCCGATCCTGGCCTACAACCTCAAGCTCGGCCTGTTCCCGAACGTGCGCCTGGTCGACAGCTACAAGCCGACCGTCGTCGGCTCGGTCGGGATCGGCCTGCGCAAGGAGGATAGGGACCTGCGGGAGAAGATCGACGCGGCCCTCGCCAGGATCAAGGAGAGCGGCGAACTCGCCCGGATCCTGGACAAGTGGGGTCTGAAGCCGTCCGCGAACCCGTCCTGA
- a CDS encoding Ldh family oxidoreductase, with protein MTGPRIPAEALRAFAAAVYGAAGMGAQDAALCADSLVQADLWGHQSHGMMRLSWYAARLAAGVCDPRAVPESVVDAGGLAVIDGREAMGQVVAAQAMAEAMARAAAHGIGAVAVRNSNHFGTAMYFTLMAARAGCIGFLSTNASPAMAPWGGRRKALGNNPWSWAAPAGRHAPLVLDIANTAVARGKIYLARQRGEAIPLGWAMDASGRPTADPQAAIDGLILPMAGHKGSAISAVMDVLSGVLTGSAFGAGVAGPYQAERRSGAGHLALAIDIARIQPLAEFEARMERFIAEMRAVPLAEGAEAVFYPGEIEARAEAENLREGVLLPEDTRADLLRLARANGLDPAMLGP; from the coding sequence GTGACCGGTCCGCGCATCCCCGCCGAGGCCCTGCGGGCCTTCGCGGCGGCGGTCTACGGCGCCGCCGGGATGGGCGCGCAGGATGCCGCTCTCTGCGCCGACAGCCTCGTCCAGGCTGATCTGTGGGGCCATCAGTCGCACGGGATGATGCGCCTGTCCTGGTACGCCGCCCGCCTCGCCGCGGGAGTCTGCGATCCCCGCGCCGTGCCGGAGAGCGTGGTCGATGCCGGCGGCCTCGCGGTGATCGACGGGCGCGAGGCGATGGGCCAGGTCGTGGCCGCGCAGGCGATGGCGGAGGCAATGGCCCGGGCGGCGGCGCACGGGATCGGCGCGGTGGCGGTGCGCAACTCCAACCATTTCGGCACCGCCATGTACTTCACCCTGATGGCGGCGCGGGCGGGCTGCATCGGCTTCCTGTCGACCAATGCGAGCCCCGCCATGGCGCCCTGGGGCGGGCGCCGCAAGGCGCTCGGCAACAATCCCTGGTCCTGGGCCGCGCCCGCCGGCCGGCACGCGCCCCTGGTCCTCGACATCGCCAACACGGCGGTCGCCCGCGGCAAGATCTACCTCGCCCGCCAGCGCGGCGAGGCGATCCCCCTCGGCTGGGCCATGGACGCCTCCGGCCGGCCGACCGCCGACCCGCAGGCCGCCATCGACGGCCTGATCCTGCCCATGGCCGGGCACAAGGGCTCCGCGATCTCGGCCGTGATGGACGTGCTCTCCGGCGTGCTCACCGGCAGCGCCTTCGGGGCGGGCGTCGCGGGCCCCTACCAGGCCGAGCGGCGCAGCGGCGCCGGCCACCTCGCGCTCGCGATCGACATCGCCCGGATCCAGCCCTTGGCGGAGTTCGAGGCCCGCATGGAGCGCTTCATCGCCGAGATGAGGGCCGTGCCCCTCGCCGAGGGCGCCGAGGCGGTGTTCTACCCGGGCGAGATCGAGGCGCGGGCCGAGGCCGAGAACCTGCGCGAGGGCGTGCTGCTGCCCGAGGACACCCGCGCCGACCTCCTGCGGCTCGCCCGCGCGAACGGGCTCGACCCGGCGATGCTCGGCCCCTGA
- a CDS encoding heavy metal translocating P-type ATPase, with protein MQAVSESGAARSSPETVPEAPAAWRGVLRRGLVGLPLLGLGLGLAAQALGAPQMAAWAWAVPTLIVLAVLVAEVVTSLARGDVGLDLVALLSMGGALALQQPLAGVIIALMYAGGQGLESFASARASREMTALLARQPRSALRREAGGVVREVPLAALEPGDAILVRVGDVLPVDGRVAEGRAVLDQATLTGEALPVAHDPGARVLSGAVNVGTPFTLTAERRAAESTYAGILRLVAEARARKAPMSRLADRYAVAFLAGTILLAGSAWLASGDALRALAVLVVATPCPLILAVPVALVSGLSRAAGIGVLIKGGGALECLASLRVLVIDKTGTLTHGSARLAGIEAVPPAEAAEALRLAASLDQASAHPTARALGEAARARGLSLAPPAAVTEYPGEGIAGTVEGRAVAVGGPRLMRGLGIAFPPDRGGAPGGARVLVAIDGAPAATLHVEDPLRGDGAGTLAALRAGGIDRIVLATGDRRAIAEHLAAGLPIDAVAADLDPAGKARIIAAERRHGPVAMVGDGVNDAPALAAADLGVALGARGAAAAAEAADVVLLVDSLAPLPRAIAIARRARAIALQSVWVGLGLSLAGMVAAALGYLSPIQGALLQEAIDASVILNAMRVLRGGDPAPAGQK; from the coding sequence ATGCAGGCAGTGTCGGAGAGCGGGGCGGCGCGGTCCTCCCCCGAAACGGTCCCCGAAGCGCCGGCGGCGTGGCGGGGCGTGCTGCGGCGCGGCCTCGTCGGGCTGCCGCTCCTCGGTCTCGGTCTCGGCCTCGCGGCCCAGGCCCTCGGCGCGCCCCAGATGGCCGCCTGGGCCTGGGCCGTCCCGACCCTGATCGTGCTGGCGGTCCTGGTGGCGGAGGTGGTGACCAGCCTCGCCCGGGGTGATGTCGGGCTCGACCTCGTCGCCCTGCTCTCGATGGGCGGCGCCCTCGCCCTGCAGCAGCCCCTGGCCGGCGTGATCATCGCGCTGATGTACGCGGGCGGCCAGGGGCTGGAGAGCTTCGCCTCGGCGCGGGCCTCGCGGGAGATGACGGCGCTCCTCGCCCGCCAGCCGCGCAGCGCGCTGCGCCGGGAGGCGGGGGGCGTGGTGCGCGAGGTCCCGCTCGCCGCCCTGGAGCCGGGCGACGCGATCCTGGTGCGGGTGGGCGACGTCCTGCCGGTCGACGGCCGCGTCGCCGAGGGCCGGGCCGTCCTCGACCAGGCGACGCTGACCGGCGAGGCCCTCCCGGTGGCGCACGATCCGGGGGCGCGCGTGCTCAGCGGCGCCGTGAATGTCGGCACGCCCTTCACGCTCACGGCCGAGCGCCGCGCCGCCGAGAGCACCTACGCGGGCATCCTGCGGCTCGTCGCGGAGGCCCGCGCCCGGAAGGCGCCGATGAGCCGCCTCGCCGACCGCTACGCCGTGGCCTTCCTGGCCGGCACGATCCTGCTCGCCGGCTCCGCCTGGCTCGCCAGCGGGGATGCGCTGCGCGCCCTCGCGGTCCTGGTGGTCGCGACCCCCTGCCCGCTGATCCTGGCGGTGCCGGTCGCCCTCGTCTCCGGCCTGTCGCGCGCGGCCGGGATCGGCGTCCTGATCAAGGGCGGCGGCGCCCTCGAATGCCTCGCGTCGCTGCGCGTCCTCGTCATCGACAAGACCGGCACGCTCACCCATGGCAGCGCCCGCCTCGCCGGGATCGAGGCGGTCCCCCCCGCCGAGGCCGCCGAGGCGCTCCGGCTCGCCGCCTCCCTCGACCAAGCCTCCGCCCACCCGACCGCGCGGGCGCTCGGCGAGGCGGCCCGCGCGCGCGGGCTCTCCCTCGCGCCCCCCGCCGCCGTCACCGAGTATCCGGGCGAGGGCATCGCCGGCACGGTCGAGGGCCGCGCCGTGGCGGTGGGCGGTCCGCGGCTGATGCGCGGCCTCGGCATCGCCTTCCCCCCGGATCGCGGCGGCGCGCCCGGCGGGGCGCGCGTCCTGGTGGCGATCGACGGGGCGCCCGCCGCGACGCTGCACGTCGAGGACCCGCTGCGCGGCGACGGCGCCGGCACGCTCGCGGCCCTGCGCGCCGGCGGGATCGACCGGATCGTGCTCGCCACCGGCGACCGGCGGGCGATCGCCGAGCACCTCGCGGCCGGGCTGCCGATCGACGCCGTGGCGGCGGATCTCGACCCGGCGGGCAAGGCCCGCATCATCGCCGCCGAGCGCCGCCACGGCCCGGTGGCGATGGTGGGCGACGGCGTCAACGACGCGCCCGCCCTCGCGGCGGCCGATCTCGGGGTGGCGCTCGGCGCCCGCGGCGCGGCCGCGGCGGCGGAGGCGGCCGATGTGGTGCTGCTCGTGGACAGCCTCGCGCCCCTGCCGCGGGCGATCGCCATCGCGCGCCGCGCCCGCGCCATCGCCCTTCAGAGCGTCTGGGTCGGGCTCGGCCTCTCCCTCGCCGGCATGGTCGCGGCCGCCCTGGGCTACCTCTCGCCCATCCAGGGCGCCCTGCTGCAGGAGGCGATCGACGCCTCCGTGATCCTGAACGCCATGCGGGTCCTCAGGGGCGGCGACCCCGCGCCGGCCGGGCAGAAATAG
- a CDS encoding DUF1476 domain-containing protein, whose translation MTTIFDERETMFEQEFAHAEEVRFRERAHRNRLLAGWAAGRMRLDGATAESYVAAFVGGSVLATDEEVLARLQADLAAAGAAEALPGLRAQLERCAATARAELIVGEAVDGGQ comes from the coding sequence ATGACCACGATCTTCGACGAGCGCGAGACGATGTTCGAGCAGGAATTCGCCCATGCCGAGGAGGTGCGGTTCCGGGAGCGCGCGCATCGCAACCGGCTGCTGGCGGGATGGGCCGCCGGGCGGATGCGCCTCGACGGCGCGACGGCCGAGTCCTACGTCGCCGCCTTCGTGGGCGGCAGCGTGCTGGCCACGGACGAGGAGGTGCTCGCGCGCCTGCAGGCCGATCTCGCGGCGGCGGGCGCCGCCGAGGCGCTGCCCGGCCTGCGCGCCCAGCTGGAGCGCTGCGCCGCGACCGCCCGGGCGGAGCTGATCGTCGGCGAGGCGGTCGACGGGGGCCAGTAG
- a CDS encoding 2-keto-4-pentenoate hydratase gives MSFDPEPAAALLAEAWRGGRQITALPPEIRPATLAEGYAVQDRLIAVLGEPCSGWKLGLGSRAQKRDLGIGRSVAGRVLAARCHGPDAVVPLSHAAPATIECEIAFRLARDVAPGAPPPPLRDLVAETCVTFEVVLSRFVDCRAAGWPSFAADDAGFEALVVGEAVDPEALAALAADLRVAVDGELRARALAGDDATDPAAALADLIAVAGERGLALRAGEIVSTGTVSRPFTVEGPAEIRADFLGRHLAFRTRPPGNPA, from the coding sequence ATGAGTTTCGATCCCGAACCCGCCGCCGCGCTCCTCGCCGAGGCGTGGCGCGGCGGGCGCCAGATCACCGCCCTGCCGCCGGAGATCCGGCCCGCCACCCTGGCCGAGGGCTACGCGGTGCAGGACCGGCTGATCGCCGTGCTCGGCGAGCCCTGCAGCGGCTGGAAGCTCGGCCTCGGCAGCCGGGCGCAGAAGCGCGACCTCGGCATCGGGCGCTCCGTCGCCGGACGCGTCCTGGCCGCCCGCTGCCACGGCCCCGACGCCGTCGTGCCCCTGTCGCACGCGGCGCCCGCGACGATCGAGTGCGAGATCGCCTTCCGGCTCGCCCGCGACGTCGCTCCGGGCGCGCCGCCCCCGCCCCTGCGGGACCTCGTCGCGGAGACCTGCGTGACCTTCGAGGTGGTGCTGTCGCGCTTCGTGGACTGCCGCGCCGCCGGCTGGCCGAGCTTCGCGGCCGACGATGCCGGCTTCGAGGCGCTGGTGGTCGGCGAGGCGGTCGACCCGGAGGCGCTCGCCGCGCTCGCCGCCGACCTCCGCGTCGCCGTCGACGGCGAGCTGCGCGCCCGGGCGCTCGCGGGCGACGACGCCACCGACCCGGCGGCCGCCCTCGCGGACCTGATCGCGGTGGCGGGCGAGCGCGGCCTGGCGCTGCGGGCGGGCGAGATCGTCTCGACCGGCACCGTGTCGCGGCCCTTCACGGTCGAGGGGCCGGCCGAGATCCGCGCCGACTTCCTCGGGCGCCACCTCGCCTTCCGCACGCGCCCGCCGGGGAATCCGGCGTGA
- a CDS encoding amino acid ABC transporter permease codes for MDSFLADAREFVPILLQGVQLTILITLGSLVVSTVLGLVWAMMRVSGVRSLAFASALFINVIRGIPIIVQLFYIYFVLPDFGIALTAVQAGVLGLGLAYSAYHAENFRAAIEAIDGGQIEAAQTIGMGWGLTMRRVVLPQALRIALPPYGNVMIMMLKDSSQASTITVAELALQGKLIASATFKNTSVFTLVALMYLALSLPLILIVRHTEKRAGRR; via the coding sequence ATGGACAGCTTCCTGGCGGATGCCCGCGAGTTCGTTCCGATCCTGCTGCAGGGCGTGCAGCTGACGATCCTGATCACGCTCGGCTCCCTCGTGGTCTCGACCGTGCTCGGGCTCGTCTGGGCGATGATGCGGGTCTCGGGCGTGCGCTCCCTGGCCTTCGCGAGCGCGCTGTTCATCAACGTGATCCGGGGCATCCCGATCATCGTCCAGCTGTTCTACATCTACTTCGTGCTGCCGGATTTCGGCATCGCGCTCACGGCCGTGCAGGCGGGCGTGCTCGGGCTCGGGCTCGCCTACTCGGCCTACCACGCCGAGAATTTCCGGGCCGCCATCGAGGCGATCGACGGGGGCCAGATCGAGGCGGCCCAGACCATCGGCATGGGCTGGGGCCTCACCATGCGGCGCGTGGTGCTGCCGCAGGCCCTGCGCATCGCGCTGCCGCCCTACGGCAACGTCATGATCATGATGCTGAAGGATTCCTCGCAGGCCTCGACCATCACGGTCGCGGAACTCGCGCTTCAGGGCAAGCTGATCGCCTCGGCGACCTTCAAGAACACCAGCGTGTTCACCCTGGTGGCGCTGATGTACCTGGCGCTCAGCCTGCCCCTGATCCTGATCGTGCGGCACACCGAGAAGCGGGCGGGGCGGCGGTGA
- a CDS encoding CBS domain-containing protein → MRARDIMHRDVFTVRPETPLGALARIFVEKRISAAPVVDESGALVGIVSEGDLLHRAELATDRRRSSWLRFFASIETLAHEYREAHGRTVRDVMASPVVTATPDTPLPEIVEILERRHIRRVPIVEARPGLPERLVGIVTRSDLVRALATLLPAAPEPSSPRDLTDQRIRDMLLAELGRQPWTEKGESNVTVLDGVVHLWGMVSHEAEAKALVTAAETIPGVVAVRDHTFVGTVGAEPVML, encoded by the coding sequence ATGCGCGCGCGCGACATCATGCACCGCGACGTCTTCACCGTGCGGCCCGAGACGCCGCTGGGAGCGCTCGCCCGGATCTTCGTGGAGAAGCGGATCAGCGCGGCCCCCGTGGTCGACGAGTCGGGCGCCCTCGTGGGAATCGTGAGCGAGGGCGACCTGCTGCACCGGGCGGAACTGGCGACCGATCGCCGCCGCTCGTCGTGGCTGAGGTTCTTCGCCTCGATCGAGACCCTCGCCCATGAGTACCGGGAGGCCCATGGCCGCACGGTCCGGGACGTGATGGCGAGCCCGGTCGTCACCGCGACGCCGGACACGCCCCTGCCGGAGATCGTGGAGATCCTGGAGCGCCGCCACATCCGCCGCGTGCCGATCGTCGAGGCGCGGCCCGGCCTGCCCGAGCGGCTCGTCGGGATCGTGACCCGCAGCGACCTCGTGCGGGCGCTGGCGACCCTGCTCCCGGCGGCGCCCGAGCCGAGCAGCCCGCGCGATCTCACCGATCAGCGCATCCGCGACATGCTGCTCGCCGAACTCGGCCGGCAGCCCTGGACGGAGAAGGGCGAGAGCAACGTCACGGTGCTCGACGGGGTGGTGCATCTCTGGGGCATGGTGAGCCACGAGGCCGAGGCGAAGGCCCTCGTCACAGCGGCCGAGACCATCCCGGGCGTCGTGGCCGTGCGCGACCACACCTTCGTTGGCACGGTGGGCGCGGAGCCGGTGATGCTGTGA